In one window of Brassica rapa cultivar Chiifu-401-42 chromosome A07, CAAS_Brap_v3.01, whole genome shotgun sequence DNA:
- the LOC103829043 gene encoding beta-glucosidase 9 isoform X2 codes for MYDMGLDALRLSISWSRLISSGRGPVNSKGLRFYKNLIQELKTHGIEPHVTLHHNDLPQALEDEYGGWIDRKIIGDFTAFSAVCFKEFGNAVKFWSTINEPNIVAWVGYDLGSGPPSHCSPPFGMVNCSKGNSSTEPYIALHNMLLAHASTARLYKQKYKHKQNGFVGITCFAFWMVPFTSSEEDEMATQRAKDFLLGWVLHPLVFGDYPNVMRRIVGKRLPNFSKEESYLVKDSSDFLGLIHYTTTYTADLSSPRQGDYASDMHASIIPFGNSSLVNVDLLPWGLEGLLEYIKQNYANPPIYILENGRPTNHQSSLNDVGRIEYLHSYIAAVLNSVRNGSETRGYFQWSFMDLFELMEPNYTYGLYYVNFSDPERKRSPKTSALWYFCFLNGMTNCSQELSASSSPGLFSAQ; via the exons ATGTATGACATGGGTTTAGATGCACTACGACTCTCCATCTCGTGGTCGCGGCTTATATCAA GTGGAAGAGGTCCTGTGAATTCAAAGGGTTTGCGTTTCTATAAAAATCTCATACAAGAGCTCAAAACACATG GAATTGAACCGCATGTTACATTGCATCACAATGATCTCCCTCAGGCTCTTGAGGATGAATACGGAGGATGGATCGACCGCAAAATCAT TGGTGACTTCACGGCTTTTTCAGCCGTTTGCTTCAAAGAGTTTGGGAATGCAGTGAAATTCTGGTCAACAATTAATGAGCCCAATATAGTAGCATGGGTAGGTTATGACTTGGGATCAGGCCCTCCTAGCCATTGTTCTCCTCCATTTGGGATGGTCAACTGCTCCAAAGGAAACTCCTCCACTGAGCCATATATTGCACTCCATAACATGTTGCTTGCACATGCATCTACCGCGAGATTGTATAAGCAAAAGTATAAG CACAAGCAGAATGGATTTGTAGGTATAACCTGTTTTGCATTCTGGATGGTTCCTTTTACTAGTTCTGAAGAGGACGAGATGGCAACTCAGAGAGCCAAAGATTTCTTACTAGGCTG GGTTTTGCATCCGCTTGTGTTTGGGGACTATCCTAATGTCATGAGGAGAATCGTGGGCAAGAGATTGCCAAATTTTTCGAAAGAAGAATCATATCTCGTTAAAGACTCATCCGACTTCTTGGGACTCATACACTACACAACAACGTACACAGCAGACTTATCCAGTCCACGCCAAGGAGATTATGCTTCAGACATGCATGCATCAATAATCC CCTTTGGGAATTCTTCACTGGTCA ATGTCGATTTGCTTCCATGGGGTCTTGAAGGATTGTTGGAATACATAAAGCAAAACTATGCCAATCCTCCTATCTACATTCTTGAAAACG GTAGACCTACCAACCACCAATCATCGCTTAACGATGTGGGAAGAATTGAATACCTTCATTCGTACATCGCTGCTGTGCTTAATTCAGTAAG GAATGGGTCAGAGACAAGAGGCTACTTCCAATGGTCCTTCATGGATTTGTTCGAGCTCATGGAGCCCAATTATACATATGGATTATACTATGTAAATTTCAGCGATCCGGAACGTAAAAGATCTCCTAAAACCTCTGCTCTTTggtatttttgttttctcaatGGTATGACCAATTGTTCACAAGAGCTCTCGGCATCTTCTTCTCCTGGTCTTTTTTCTGCTCAGTGA
- the LOC103829043 gene encoding beta-glucosidase 9 isoform X1: MELFLFLVTICLSLAFSGKCSDDYSRNDFPEGFVFGSAISAFQWEGAIAEDGRMPSIVDTFAHAGNGSNGDIACDGYHKYKEDVRLMYDMGLDALRLSISWSRLISSGRGPVNSKGLRFYKNLIQELKTHGIEPHVTLHHNDLPQALEDEYGGWIDRKIIGDFTAFSAVCFKEFGNAVKFWSTINEPNIVAWVGYDLGSGPPSHCSPPFGMVNCSKGNSSTEPYIALHNMLLAHASTARLYKQKYKHKQNGFVGITCFAFWMVPFTSSEEDEMATQRAKDFLLGWVLHPLVFGDYPNVMRRIVGKRLPNFSKEESYLVKDSSDFLGLIHYTTTYTADLSSPRQGDYASDMHASIIPFGNSSLVNVDLLPWGLEGLLEYIKQNYANPPIYILENGRPTNHQSSLNDVGRIEYLHSYIAAVLNSVRNGSETRGYFQWSFMDLFELMEPNYTYGLYYVNFSDPERKRSPKTSALWYFCFLNGMTNCSQELSASSSPGLFSAQ, from the exons ATGGAGCTGTTTTTGTTTCTGGTAACAATTTGTTTGAGTTTGGCTTTCTCCGGGAAATGCAGTGATGATTATAGCAGGAACGATTTcccggaggggttcgtcttcggATCCGCAATTTCGGCTTTTCAG TGGGAAGGAGCTATTGCTGAAGACGGAAGAATGCCTAGTATAGTGGATACATTCGCTCACGCTG GTAATGGATCTAACGGAGATATAGCTTGTGATGGGTATCACAAATATAAG GAGGACGTAAGGCTGATGTATGACATGGGTTTAGATGCACTACGACTCTCCATCTCGTGGTCGCGGCTTATATCAA GTGGAAGAGGTCCTGTGAATTCAAAGGGTTTGCGTTTCTATAAAAATCTCATACAAGAGCTCAAAACACATG GAATTGAACCGCATGTTACATTGCATCACAATGATCTCCCTCAGGCTCTTGAGGATGAATACGGAGGATGGATCGACCGCAAAATCAT TGGTGACTTCACGGCTTTTTCAGCCGTTTGCTTCAAAGAGTTTGGGAATGCAGTGAAATTCTGGTCAACAATTAATGAGCCCAATATAGTAGCATGGGTAGGTTATGACTTGGGATCAGGCCCTCCTAGCCATTGTTCTCCTCCATTTGGGATGGTCAACTGCTCCAAAGGAAACTCCTCCACTGAGCCATATATTGCACTCCATAACATGTTGCTTGCACATGCATCTACCGCGAGATTGTATAAGCAAAAGTATAAG CACAAGCAGAATGGATTTGTAGGTATAACCTGTTTTGCATTCTGGATGGTTCCTTTTACTAGTTCTGAAGAGGACGAGATGGCAACTCAGAGAGCCAAAGATTTCTTACTAGGCTG GGTTTTGCATCCGCTTGTGTTTGGGGACTATCCTAATGTCATGAGGAGAATCGTGGGCAAGAGATTGCCAAATTTTTCGAAAGAAGAATCATATCTCGTTAAAGACTCATCCGACTTCTTGGGACTCATACACTACACAACAACGTACACAGCAGACTTATCCAGTCCACGCCAAGGAGATTATGCTTCAGACATGCATGCATCAATAATCC CCTTTGGGAATTCTTCACTGGTCA ATGTCGATTTGCTTCCATGGGGTCTTGAAGGATTGTTGGAATACATAAAGCAAAACTATGCCAATCCTCCTATCTACATTCTTGAAAACG GTAGACCTACCAACCACCAATCATCGCTTAACGATGTGGGAAGAATTGAATACCTTCATTCGTACATCGCTGCTGTGCTTAATTCAGTAAG GAATGGGTCAGAGACAAGAGGCTACTTCCAATGGTCCTTCATGGATTTGTTCGAGCTCATGGAGCCCAATTATACATATGGATTATACTATGTAAATTTCAGCGATCCGGAACGTAAAAGATCTCCTAAAACCTCTGCTCTTTggtatttttgttttctcaatGGTATGACCAATTGTTCACAAGAGCTCTCGGCATCTTCTTCTCCTGGTCTTTTTTCTGCTCAGTGA
- the LOC103829041 gene encoding probable methyltransferase At1g27930, whose protein sequence is MSNIIPSEKRSIITFVLLAGLIGSALLFTSFIRSADDAFFLCSTASAKSRAVAAAADYSATPIQLQAIVHYATSTITPQQNIHEISISFNVLKELAPANFLVFGLGLDSLMWASLNPRGKTIFLEEDLEWFQKVTKDAPFLHAHHVRYRTQLQEADKLLRSYKTEPSCFPAKAYLRGNERCKLALTGLPDEFYDTEWDLIMLDAPKGYFAEAPGRMAAIFSAAVMARNRKKPGVTHVFLHDVNRRVEKTFAEEFLCAKYRVHAAGRLWHFAIPPVAANATIDGGDYRFC, encoded by the coding sequence ATGAGCAACATAATCCCATCGGAGAAACGTTCGATCATCACCTTCGTTTTACTCGCCGGTCTTATCGGAAGCGCTCTACTCTTCACATCCTTCATACGATCAGCCGACGACGCGTTCTTCCTCTGCTCCACCGCAAGCGCCAAAAGCCGAGCGGTGGCCGCAGCAGCTGATTACTCAGCGACACCGATCCAGCTCCAAGCCATCGTCCACTACGCGACCTCCACCATAACCCCACAACAAAACATCCACGAGATCTCAATCTCCTTCAACGTCTTGAAAGAGCTAGCTCCGGCCAACTTCCTCGTCTTCGGTCTGGGCCTCGACTCGCTCATGTGGGCTTCTCTTAACCCACGCGGCAAAACCATATTCCTCGAAGAAGATCTCGAGTGGTTCCAGAAAGTAACCAAAGACGCTCCCTTCCTCCACGCCCATCACGTGCGTTACAGAACGCAGCTACAAGAAGCCGACAAGCTTCTACGTTCTTACAAGACAGAACCTAGCTGTTTCCCGGCGAAGGCGTATCTCCGAGGAAACGAACGTTGCAAGCTCGCTCTCACGGGGCTTCCTGATGAGTTCTACGACACAGAGTGGGATCTGATCATGCTGGACGCTCCTAAGGGTTACTTCGCCGAAGCTCCGGGAAGAATGGCGGCGATTTTCTCGGCGGCGGTTATGGCTAGGAACAGGAAGAAGCCTGGAGTCACTCACGTGTTCTTGCACGACGTTAACCGGAGAGTTGAGAAGACTTTCGCGGAGGAGTTTCTATGCGCGAAATACAGAGTTCATGCCGCGGGGAGGTTATGGCATTTCGCGATTCCTCCGGTGGCTGCGAACGCTACGATCGACGGTGGAGATTACAGGTTTTGTTAA
- the LOC103829042 gene encoding ATP-dependent DNA helicase Q-like 5: protein MESDSDSDGSHISATPPRDPFPSPPPKQVPPVSRKAPSSSSSSRSKPKAHTHPQAPDHSEEAPVPSSYPPPPSLFTDLPFRICEPSNRSQPAGSSSSVSSFYRLPRANTSESESQSSSVNHVLPELPHVPVVRRKPPNLITDSITSQPVKAPVVFRSGGEGNFVKLNLNGKRGKKFPSKYKSASKSRSKFAYRGKRYKKSEANGEEEEGETWLDEESDLQRDNGFISSVEEAVLAVKAEASDENLTKLLSLVYGYESFRDGQLQAIKMVLSGSSTMLVLPTGAGKSLCYQIPAMILPGITLVVSPLVSLMIDQLKHLPSVIKGGLLSSSQRPEEATETLRKLKEGIIKVLFVSPERLLNVEFLSMFRMSLSVSLVVVDEAHCVSEWSHNFRPSYMRLKASMLYSALTADCILAMTATATTMTLQAVMSALEIPSTNLIQKSQLRENFELSVSLSGANRLKDLLILMESQPYKKIRSIIVYCKFQYETDMISKYLRDNNITAKGYHSGLPAKDRVRIQESFCSNKIRVVVATVAFGMGLDKGDVGAVIHFSVPGSLEEYVQEIGRAGRDGRLSYCHLFYDEDTYLKLRSLSHSDGVDEYAVGKFLTHVFSSDTKQHEKICSIVIESASHKFDMKEEVMQTILTHLELGEVQYLRMLPQVNVCCTLNFHKSSPNILAARNIIVAAILKKSHVKQGLYVFDIPTVASSTGVAATDVLAEIQTLKMKGEVTYETKDPAFCYTILESPKDTSSLSSHLTKWLAEVESCKVRKLDIMSSAAMAAINVSNTSETSSGAKQTLSLQSRILDYFNGDENCDVPSKTTQNCSFLRADIKVFLQSNRQAKFTPRAIARIMHGVGSPAFPNSIWSKTHFWGRYMSVDFRAIMEAAQTELMNFVDRNAALAS from the exons ATGGAATCCGATTCAGACTCCGACGGTTCTCATATCTCCGCCACTCCTCCCCGTGACCCTTTTCCTTCACCGCCGCCAAAGCAGGTTCCTCCAGTTTCCCGTAAAGcaccgtcttcttcttcttcttctcgctcGAAGCCCAAAGCACATACGCATCCGCAGGCTCCTGATCACTCGGAGGAAGCTCCAGTACCATCTTCCTATCCTCCTCCACCTTCTTTATTCACCGATCTCCCCTTCCGGATCTGCGAACCCTCGAATCGATCCCAACCCGCTGGGTCTTCCTCTTCCGTTTCGTCCTTCTATAGACTCCCGAGAGCGAATACATCGGAATCGGAATCCCAATCGAGTAGCGTCAATCATGTCCTCCCAGAGCTCCCTCACGTGCCAGTCGTTAGAAGAAAGCCTCCTAACCTCATCACGGATTCTATAACTTCTCAGCCGGTTAAAGCTCCGGTGGTGTTTCGTAGCGGCGGCGAGGGTAATTTCGTGAAATTGAACTTGAACGGCAAGAGAGGGAAGAAGTTTCCCAGCAAATACAAAAGCGCATCCAAATCCAGAAGCAAATTCGCATACAGAGGGAAGAGATACAAGAAGTCAGAAGCTAacggcgaagaagaagaaggtgaaaCTTGGTTGGATGAAGAGTCTGATTTGCAGAGAGATAATGGTTTTATCAGCTCGGTAGAGGAAGCTGTTCTTGCAGTGAAGGCTGAGGCTTCTGATGAGAATCTGACGAAGCTGTTGAGTTTAGTGTATGGTTATGAGTCTTTTAGGGATGGGCAGTTGCAGGCTATCAAGATGGTTCTTTCTGGGAGTTCAACCATGCTTGTGTTGCCTACTGGTGCTGGCAAGTCTCTCTGCTACCAGATTCCGGCTATGATTCTTCCTGGGATCACGCTCGTTGTGAGCCCTTTGGTTTCGCTGATGATTGATCAGTTGAAGCATTTGCCTTCGGTTATTAAGGGTGGTCTCTTAAGCAGTAGCCAG AGACCTGAGGAAGCAACAGAAACATTGAGGAAACTCAAAGAAGGCATAATAAAG GTTCTCTTTGTGTCTCCCGAGAGGCTTCTGAACGTAGAGTTTTTGTCAATGTTTCGCATGTCTTTATCTGTGTCGCTTGTCGTTGTGGATGAGGCACACTGCGTATCAGAATG GTCTCATAACTTCCGCCCTTCATACATGAGACTCAAGGCGTCAATGCTGTATTCTGCACTCACGGCAGATTGCATTCTTGCAATGACTGCAACCGCCACTACTATGACTCTTCAGGCTGTCATGTCGGCACTAGAGATACCGTCAACCAATCTTATTCAAAAGTCACAACTCAGAGAAAATTTCGAGCTGTCTGTCTCATTGAGCGGAGCTAACAG ACTGAAAGATCTATTGATTTTGATGGAGTCTCAACCATATAAGAAGATTCGGAGCATTATCGTGTACTGCAAATTTCAG TATGAGACTGACATGATAAGCAAGTATTTACGTGATAACAACATCACTGCAAAG GGTTATCATAGTGGTCTTCCAGCGAAAGACCGTGTTCGCATACAAGAGTCATTTTGTTCCAATAAGATTAGAGTG GTTGTTGCAACTGTGGCATTCGGCATGGGACTTGACAAAGGAGATGTTGGAGCT GTAATCCATTTCAGCGTGCCAGGCAGTTTGGAAGAATACGTTCAG GAAATTGGACGTGCTGGTCGTGACGGGCGGTTATCTTATTGTCATCTCTTTTATGATGAGGACACATATCTAAAGCTTCGGAGTCTTTCACACAG TGATGGTGTTGATGAATATGCAGTTGGAAAATTTCTCACCCATGTGTTCTCATCTGACACAAAGCAACATGAGAAGATATGCTCCATAGTCATTGAATCTGCCTCTCATAAATTTGACATGAAGGAAGAG GTTATGCAAACGATTTTGACACATTTAGAGTTGGGGGAAGTGCAATACTTACGTATGCTTCCACAGGTTAACGTATGTTGCACGTTGAACTTCCACAAG TCTTCTCCAAATATTCTGGCTGCACGAAACATCATAGTTGCAGCAATTCTGAAGAA GTCTCACGTGAAGCAAGGGTTATATGTCTTCGATATCCCAACAGTGGCCTCTAGCACAGGTGTTGCAGCAACAGATGTCTTGGCTGAGATTCAAACTCTGAAG ATGAAGGGGGAAGTAACATACGAGACGAAGGACCCCGCCTTTTGTTACACAATCTTAGAATCTCCAAAGGATACATCTTCGTTGTCCAGCCATCTTACCAAGTGGCTCGCAGAGGTTGAATCTTGCAAA GTAAGGAAACTAGATATTATGTCAAGTGCAGCCATGGCTGCTATAAATGTCTCCAACACTTCAGAAACTAGTTCGGGTGCCAAGCAAACTCTGAGCCTGCAAAGCAGAATCTTGGATTACTTCAATGGAGACGAAAACTGTGACGTTCCGAGCAAGACGACTCAAAATTG TTCCTTTCTACGAGCAGACATAAAG GTGTTCTTGCAGAGTAATCGCCAGGCCAAGTTCACGCCAAGAGCCATAGCGAGGATAATGCATGGAGTTGGAAGTCCAGCTTTTCCTAATTCAATCTGGTCCAAGACACATTTCTG GGGAAGGTATATGAGCGTAGACTTCCGAGCGATAATGGAAGCTGCACAAACAGAGCTAatgaattttgttgatagaaatGCGGCTTTAGCTTCATAG